A portion of the Sphingobacterium spiritivorum genome contains these proteins:
- the mraY gene encoding phospho-N-acetylmuramoyl-pentapeptide-transferase yields MLYYLFTWLNEHIHIPGAGLFQYISFRTAMAVILSLIITTVYGSRLIRILHNKQVGETIRDLGLEGEKKKQGTPTMGGLIIIAGILVPTLLFAKIDNIYIILMIVTTLWMGAIGFLDDYIKVFKKNKEGLQGKFKVIGQVGLGVFIAVTMYFHPEIVVRQQVAHPGSLKPVEVSINSQTGEKYYTENVKSSKTNIPFYKNNEFDYAKVLTMFGLRGDMITFMVFLVMVVVIVTAVSNGANITDGIDGLAAGTSTIIGITLAILAYVSGNVIFSDYLNIMYIPNSGELVIFAGAFIGACTGFLWYNAYPAQVFMGDTGSLAIGGIIAAFAILIRKELLIPVLCGVFLIENLSVMMQVGYFKYTKKKYGEGRRIFLMSPLHHHYQKKGYHEAKIVTRFVIVGVLLAILTIVTLKVR; encoded by the coding sequence ATGTTATACTACTTATTTACATGGTTAAATGAACATATCCACATTCCGGGAGCGGGGTTGTTTCAGTACATCTCTTTCCGTACGGCAATGGCGGTTATTCTTTCATTGATAATCACCACCGTATATGGTAGCAGATTGATACGCATACTGCATAATAAGCAGGTCGGTGAGACCATTCGTGATTTGGGACTGGAGGGAGAGAAGAAGAAGCAAGGTACCCCAACAATGGGTGGTCTGATCATCATTGCAGGTATACTGGTGCCTACATTACTGTTTGCGAAGATAGATAACATCTATATCATCCTGATGATCGTGACTACATTATGGATGGGCGCGATCGGTTTTCTGGACGATTATATTAAGGTTTTTAAGAAGAATAAAGAAGGATTACAAGGGAAGTTCAAAGTAATTGGTCAGGTCGGATTAGGAGTATTCATAGCAGTGACAATGTATTTCCATCCGGAAATAGTTGTTCGTCAGCAGGTAGCTCATCCCGGCTCACTCAAACCGGTGGAAGTATCTATTAATAGTCAGACCGGTGAGAAATATTATACGGAGAATGTGAAGTCCAGCAAGACAAACATCCCATTTTATAAGAACAATGAATTTGACTACGCAAAGGTACTGACCATGTTTGGCCTAAGGGGAGACATGATCACCTTTATGGTTTTTCTGGTTATGGTAGTCGTGATTGTGACCGCTGTTTCCAATGGTGCTAATATTACAGATGGGATAGATGGTCTGGCAGCAGGTACATCTACTATAATCGGTATTACACTAGCCATACTGGCATATGTATCCGGTAACGTGATTTTCTCGGACTATCTGAATATCATGTATATCCCCAATTCGGGAGAACTTGTGATTTTCGCAGGAGCATTTATTGGAGCCTGTACAGGATTTCTTTGGTACAATGCTTATCCGGCTCAGGTATTTATGGGAGATACGGGAAGTTTGGCGATCGGAGGGATCATTGCTGCTTTTGCTATTCTCATCCGAAAAGAATTATTGATACCCGTGCTGTGTGGTGTATTTCTGATAGAGAATCTATCCGTGATGATGCAGGTGGGATATTTTAAATATACCAAGAAGAAATATGGAGAGGGACGCCGGATTTTTCTGATGTCTCCTTTGCATCACCATTATCAGAAGAAAGGGTATCACGAAGCTAAGATCGTGACACGATTTGTAATTGTGGGAGTTCTATTGGCAATATTGACAATCGTTACTTTAAAAGTGAGATAA
- the murD gene encoding UDP-N-acetylmuramoyl-L-alanine--D-glutamate ligase — MANIAQTYYPQSGKLIVLGAGESGVGAAILALQKGFEVLVSDKGVIAEKYQQQLEDAGIAYESGRHSEELILDADLVVKSPGIPETAPLVVALKQKGIPVIGEIEFAAQYTDAKLYCITGSNGKSTTTMLTYYILQKAGVNVGLAGNIGRSFALQVAQEQFDVYVLEISSFMLDDMYQFRADVAVILNITPDHLDRYDHKMENYVDSKFRMIRNQTANDYFIYCLDDEETVKGLERHHTEAAIWPMTQEQVINPGAYLDQEKNIIINTPKGEQFIMNTEDLSLQGKHNVYNNMAAGLVAKVQELRNRSMQESMSSYVNIPHRLEHVACIGGVNYINDSKATNVNSVWYALESFSPQIVLIMGGVDKGNDYEMLRDLVRSKVRAIICIGKDNTRIHESFEEDTDVIVNSSSMKDAVEIASHIAQKGDTVLLSPACASFDWFKNYEERGDKFKEAVMAL, encoded by the coding sequence ATGGCAAATATAGCGCAGACATATTATCCTCAAAGTGGCAAGCTGATTGTTCTCGGTGCCGGTGAAAGCGGTGTCGGGGCAGCAATATTGGCGCTGCAAAAAGGATTTGAGGTGCTGGTCTCCGATAAAGGAGTCATTGCCGAAAAATATCAGCAGCAGTTAGAGGATGCCGGCATTGCTTATGAGTCTGGCCGTCATTCTGAAGAACTTATTCTGGATGCAGACCTTGTTGTCAAGAGTCCGGGTATTCCGGAGACGGCACCATTGGTGGTGGCATTAAAACAAAAAGGAATTCCTGTTATCGGGGAGATAGAGTTTGCAGCACAATATACAGATGCAAAGCTCTATTGTATCACCGGTTCAAACGGCAAGTCAACAACTACTATGTTGACCTACTATATATTGCAGAAAGCAGGGGTAAATGTAGGTCTTGCGGGAAATATAGGTCGCAGCTTTGCCCTTCAGGTTGCACAGGAGCAATTTGATGTTTATGTATTAGAAATTTCCAGTTTTATGCTGGATGATATGTATCAGTTCCGTGCAGATGTAGCCGTGATCCTTAATATCACACCGGATCATTTAGACCGGTACGACCATAAAATGGAAAACTACGTGGATTCCAAATTCAGGATGATCCGCAACCAGACAGCAAATGATTATTTCATCTATTGTCTGGATGATGAAGAGACAGTAAAAGGACTGGAACGACACCATACTGAGGCAGCGATTTGGCCTATGACACAGGAACAGGTGATCAACCCGGGCGCATATTTAGATCAAGAGAAGAATATTATAATCAACACCCCTAAAGGAGAGCAATTTATTATGAATACGGAAGATTTGTCATTACAGGGCAAGCACAATGTGTACAACAACATGGCGGCAGGATTAGTAGCGAAAGTTCAGGAATTACGTAACCGCTCTATGCAGGAAAGCATGAGTTCATACGTTAATATCCCGCATAGGTTGGAGCATGTGGCTTGTATCGGAGGCGTGAATTATATCAATGACTCCAAAGCGACTAATGTCAATTCTGTATGGTATGCATTAGAAAGCTTTTCACCACAGATCGTTTTGATCATGGGGGGAGTGGACAAAGGAAATGATTACGAAATGCTTCGCGATCTGGTACGCTCTAAAGTTCGTGCTATCATATGTATAGGTAAAGATAATACCCGTATTCATGAATCATTTGAAGAAGATACAGATGTAATCGTCAACAGTTCTTCTATGAAAGATGCTGTAGAGATTGCTTCACATATTGCGCAAAAAGGAGATACCGTATTATTATCGCCGGCTTGTGCAAGTTTTGACTGGTTCAAAAACTATGAAGAGCGTGGAGACAAATTCAAAGAAGCTGTAATGGCTTTGTAG